One window of the Streptomyces sp. TS71-3 genome contains the following:
- a CDS encoding DUF2306 domain-containing protein: protein MTNTVSTRPAHHTTPRRRWSWTWVMLSSLAIAGYFVGQYGEGTLDELAQRNVGLATTYADRSWPVQVAFYVHIVAAGLALALGPWQFSKRLRTRHWRLHRWNGRVYMVTLALGSAAAFVMSMFNSVGISGFFGFAALAVLWGWTALRGYKAARARRFREHEAWMIRNFALTYAAVTLRLWLGVLIMVQLPFSDGREFTDIFDQAYGPLPYLCWIPNIVVAEFLVRRRNLPSLHMTSPPADARLAG from the coding sequence ATGACCAACACCGTCTCCACGAGACCCGCTCACCACACGACGCCGCGTCGCAGGTGGAGCTGGACGTGGGTGATGCTGTCCTCCCTCGCCATCGCCGGCTATTTCGTCGGCCAGTACGGCGAGGGCACGCTCGACGAACTCGCCCAGCGCAACGTCGGTCTCGCCACCACGTACGCGGACCGGAGCTGGCCGGTCCAGGTGGCCTTCTACGTGCACATCGTCGCCGCGGGGCTCGCTCTGGCCCTGGGTCCCTGGCAGTTCTCGAAGCGGCTGCGCACCCGGCACTGGCGCCTTCACCGGTGGAACGGGCGGGTCTACATGGTCACGCTCGCCCTCGGCTCGGCGGCGGCGTTCGTCATGTCGATGTTCAACTCCGTCGGCATCAGCGGATTCTTCGGCTTCGCGGCCCTGGCGGTCCTCTGGGGCTGGACGGCGCTGCGGGGCTACAAGGCCGCGCGTGCGCGGCGGTTCCGCGAGCACGAGGCGTGGATGATCCGCAACTTCGCCCTCACCTACGCCGCGGTCACCCTCAGGCTGTGGCTGGGCGTCCTGATCATGGTGCAGCTGCCGTTCTCCGACGGCCGCGAGTTCACGGACATCTTCGACCAGGCCTACGGGCCGCTCCCCTACCTGTGCTGGATACCCAACATCGTGGTGGCGGAGTTCCTGGTACGCCGCCGGAACCTGCCGTCCCTGCACATGACGAGCCCGCCGGCCGACGCACGCCTCGCCGGCTGA
- a CDS encoding PadR family transcriptional regulator → MSLRYALMGLLADRPASGYDLLKRFGRSLDNVWTASQSQVYGELRHLADSGAIEVVSEGPRGRKEYALTPRGQAELREWVAHTEGGHSPRNAMLLQVFFLGLLARDEAAERLARKAEEAAEQHAALVVLQESLDWGDGENLIDLGGRLALEYGLRLRAMEKDWARWAVAQTTGPAGRADGSRGACPPDSTATGFPTPERPFGEGTPRTRDPFG, encoded by the coding sequence ATGAGTCTTCGGTATGCGCTGATGGGTCTGCTCGCGGACCGCCCTGCCAGCGGCTACGACCTGTTGAAACGCTTCGGCCGCTCACTCGACAACGTCTGGACCGCCTCGCAGAGCCAGGTCTACGGCGAGCTGCGCCACCTCGCGGACTCGGGCGCGATCGAGGTCGTCTCGGAGGGCCCCCGAGGCCGCAAGGAGTACGCCCTCACCCCGCGGGGGCAGGCCGAGCTGCGCGAGTGGGTCGCCCACACCGAAGGCGGGCACTCCCCGCGCAACGCCATGCTCCTGCAGGTCTTCTTCCTCGGCCTGCTCGCCCGGGACGAGGCGGCCGAACGCCTCGCCCGCAAGGCCGAGGAGGCCGCGGAGCAGCATGCGGCGCTCGTCGTGCTCCAGGAGTCGCTCGACTGGGGCGACGGCGAGAACCTGATCGACCTCGGCGGCCGGCTGGCCCTGGAGTACGGGCTGCGCCTGCGCGCCATGGAGAAGGACTGGGCCCGCTGGGCGGTCGCGCAGACCACCGGGCCCGCCGGCAGGGCGGACGGCTCCCGAGGCGCGTGCCCGCCGGATTCCACGGCAACTGGCTTCCCGACGCCTGAACGACCTTTCGGCGAAGGCACGCCGCGGACGAGAGACCCCTTCGGGTGA
- a CDS encoding TMEM175 family protein, translating to MRTLHGIDVERVRAFADAVFAIAITLLALEIRIPEDLPADELGHGLREALPSVAGYLLSFLVVGSLWVSHHRLFHMAKALDGPLLYLDLALMALVAVLPFPTKIITTYHDSAIATSLYAGTITLSALLITAMAVRLLRHPALCNPETPRSLITQSLHYAAGAAVIFGSSVPVALISPSAAEYWWVALAVPFRIYLAWHHGRSARHAAPTPAPAP from the coding sequence GTGAGAACCCTCCACGGAATCGACGTCGAGCGGGTGCGAGCGTTCGCCGACGCGGTCTTCGCCATCGCCATCACGCTCCTCGCCCTGGAGATACGCATCCCCGAGGACCTGCCGGCGGACGAGCTCGGGCACGGGCTCCGGGAGGCGCTGCCGTCCGTCGCCGGGTACCTGCTCAGCTTCCTCGTCGTCGGGTCCCTGTGGGTGTCCCACCACCGCCTGTTCCACATGGCGAAAGCGCTGGACGGGCCACTGCTCTACCTCGATCTGGCGCTGATGGCCCTGGTCGCCGTCCTCCCGTTTCCGACGAAGATCATCACGACCTACCACGACAGCGCGATCGCGACCTCGCTGTACGCCGGCACGATCACCCTGTCCGCCCTGCTGATCACGGCGATGGCGGTCCGGCTCCTGCGGCACCCCGCACTGTGCAACCCGGAGACCCCGCGCTCCCTCATCACCCAGTCCCTGCACTACGCGGCGGGTGCCGCGGTCATCTTCGGAAGCTCGGTACCCGTGGCGCTGATCTCGCCGAGCGCGGCGGAGTACTGGTGGGTCGCGCTGGCCGTCCCGTTCCGGATCTACCTCGCGTGGCACCACGGCAGGTCGGCGAGGCACGCGGCCCCGACGCCGGCTCCCGCCCCCTGA
- a CDS encoding PadR family transcriptional regulator: MSLTQALLGLLAVEPASGYDLTKEFERDLGRYAWQAGHTSVYPELVRMAERGLVEVTQEGPRGRRTYSVTAEGREELRKWLLAPWGQGVVRNEQVLRMFLLEALEPEEAATALRGVVEYAERGANALRAHREHREVEPPEGRDVLGQLAAEYGLRQFQAMRDWALWALDHLNQRRKD; encoded by the coding sequence ATGTCACTCACGCAGGCACTGCTGGGTCTGCTGGCCGTGGAGCCCGCCAGCGGATACGACCTCACGAAGGAGTTCGAGCGGGACCTAGGGCGGTACGCCTGGCAGGCGGGGCACACGAGCGTCTACCCGGAACTCGTCCGCATGGCGGAGCGCGGCCTCGTGGAGGTCACGCAGGAAGGCCCGCGCGGGCGGCGGACCTACTCCGTGACGGCCGAGGGCCGCGAGGAACTGCGCAAGTGGCTGCTCGCGCCCTGGGGACAGGGGGTGGTGCGCAACGAGCAGGTCCTGCGCATGTTCCTGCTGGAGGCACTGGAGCCGGAGGAGGCGGCCACCGCGCTGCGCGGTGTCGTCGAGTACGCCGAGCGGGGAGCCAACGCGCTGCGCGCCCACCGCGAACACCGGGAGGTGGAGCCGCCGGAGGGCCGGGACGTCCTCGGGCAGCTGGCGGCGGAGTACGGCCTGCGCCAGTTCCAGGCGATGCGCGACTGGGCCCTGTGGGCGCTCGACCACCTGAACCAGCGCCGCAAGGACTGA
- a CDS encoding carotenoid oxygenase family protein, protein MMTTPPPPHLARNYAPVMDEMTVQDLDVTGSIPPELSGWYVRNGPNPQDARSAHWFFGDGMVHGVRLDSGRATSYRNRWVRTTKFTDGRTSYGENGEEDLTAGSANTHVVRHAGRTFALVESSLPYELDCRPGREFDTVGPYDFGGRLDTAMTAHPKTCPVTGELHFFGYGGFKPPFLTYHRADASGALTVSRPIDVPAHTMMHDFHLTTNYVVFMDLPVVFDRETAMRGDDLPYKWHPGYGARLGVLRRNDPYGAVHWLPVEPCYVFHAMNAFDEGPGSGRIVMYVSRYPVYRETSATMWRWEIDVDAGKVVEVQLDDTPCEFPRVDDRLAGQDSRFGHVTVTDTPNLGTGLDRSYLVRYDLHTGDTTRHEFGAGRVPNEAAFAASDGTPGGPGWLLSYVYDASTDKSDLVILDAQNVVAPPVATIHLPRRVPFGFHGNWLPDE, encoded by the coding sequence ATGATGACCACCCCACCCCCGCCGCACCTCGCACGGAACTACGCGCCGGTGATGGACGAGATGACCGTCCAGGACCTGGACGTCACCGGGTCGATCCCCCCGGAACTCAGCGGCTGGTACGTGCGCAACGGCCCCAACCCGCAGGACGCCCGGTCCGCCCACTGGTTCTTCGGCGACGGCATGGTGCACGGCGTCCGCCTGGACAGCGGTCGGGCGACCTCGTACCGGAACCGCTGGGTCCGGACCACCAAGTTCACCGACGGCCGCACGTCCTACGGCGAGAACGGTGAGGAAGACCTGACCGCCGGCTCGGCCAACACCCATGTGGTCCGGCACGCCGGGCGGACGTTCGCCCTGGTGGAGTCGTCCCTGCCGTACGAACTCGACTGCCGTCCGGGCCGCGAGTTCGACACCGTCGGCCCCTACGACTTCGGCGGGCGCCTCGACACCGCCATGACCGCGCACCCCAAGACGTGCCCGGTCACCGGCGAGCTGCACTTCTTCGGGTACGGCGGCTTCAAGCCCCCGTTCCTCACGTACCACCGCGCGGACGCCTCGGGTGCCCTGACGGTCAGCCGGCCGATCGACGTGCCGGCGCACACGATGATGCACGACTTCCACCTGACCACCAATTACGTCGTCTTCATGGACCTGCCGGTCGTCTTCGACCGGGAGACGGCCATGCGCGGCGACGACCTGCCGTACAAGTGGCACCCGGGCTACGGCGCACGCCTCGGCGTGCTGCGCCGCAACGACCCGTACGGCGCCGTCCACTGGCTGCCCGTCGAGCCGTGCTACGTGTTCCACGCCATGAACGCGTTCGACGAGGGGCCCGGCAGCGGGCGGATCGTCATGTACGTGTCCCGCTACCCGGTCTACCGGGAGACCAGCGCCACCATGTGGCGGTGGGAGATCGACGTCGACGCGGGCAAGGTCGTCGAGGTCCAGCTCGACGACACCCCGTGCGAGTTCCCCCGGGTCGACGACCGCCTGGCCGGCCAGGACTCCCGCTTCGGGCACGTCACGGTCACCGACACCCCGAACCTCGGCACCGGGCTCGACCGCTCCTACCTGGTCCGCTACGACCTGCACACGGGTGACACGACGCGCCACGAGTTCGGCGCGGGCCGCGTTCCCAACGAGGCCGCGTTCGCGGCCTCGGACGGCACTCCCGGCGGCCCGGGCTGGCTGCTGAGCTACGTGTACGACGCGAGCACCGACAAGAGCGACCTGGTGATCCTGGACGCGCAGAACGTGGTGGCGCCGCCGGTGGCCACGATCCACCTGCCCCGGCGCGTCCCGTTCGGCTTCCACGGCAACTGGCTGCCGGACGAGTGA
- a CDS encoding CdaR family transcriptional regulator, with amino-acid sequence MTVVSEVETGVQACSTPDVPGMQDSGAAWVDRISDVITCEITEDAFPARRGSVPFHNGLRRFVRTNVLTVARAHNAGTPPGKEADRSVREFGAWVAEQGFPATSIRSAYWAGTRQLIGRWGEMGWPGLVTGRCPGDGRPGVSGEAVSQVAALAFEFAERAMRVSTRAHQEATAELGLDGDLRRRAVVGTILAAPDAAAGAPADPAWDALLGYRLGGTHVGVLLEATHRAQVDAVLRQAQSLTGARERLLLPPDTSQWTAWLGYRKAPPAGTLDALCAALRDSGLRAAVGRPHQGVAGFRMTHREALRAAGVRGKLAAAPMCISFGDVSLEDLLLHDPSLVAAFVNDELGPLADGTDRAARMRETLSVWLSCGTHTATATRLGIHENTVRLRLNSVAEALGPRYLERKTELLVALRLSDALAISGS; translated from the coding sequence GTGACTGTGGTGAGTGAGGTCGAGACGGGTGTGCAAGCCTGCTCGACGCCGGACGTGCCCGGGATGCAGGACTCCGGAGCCGCTTGGGTCGATCGGATCTCCGACGTGATCACCTGCGAGATCACGGAGGATGCGTTCCCGGCCAGACGGGGCAGCGTTCCGTTCCACAACGGGCTGCGGCGATTCGTCCGGACGAACGTGCTGACCGTGGCCCGGGCCCACAACGCGGGGACCCCGCCCGGAAAGGAAGCGGACCGATCCGTCCGCGAGTTCGGGGCCTGGGTCGCCGAGCAGGGCTTTCCGGCGACCTCCATACGGAGCGCGTACTGGGCCGGAACGCGCCAGCTCATCGGCAGGTGGGGCGAGATGGGCTGGCCGGGGCTCGTCACCGGCCGGTGCCCCGGCGACGGGCGACCGGGCGTCTCCGGCGAGGCCGTCTCCCAGGTGGCCGCCCTCGCCTTCGAGTTCGCCGAGCGCGCCATGCGCGTGTCGACCCGCGCCCACCAGGAGGCGACGGCCGAACTCGGCCTCGACGGAGACCTGCGGCGCCGCGCCGTGGTCGGCACGATCCTCGCGGCCCCGGACGCCGCGGCCGGCGCCCCCGCCGACCCGGCGTGGGACGCCCTGCTGGGCTACCGGCTCGGCGGCACCCACGTCGGCGTGCTCCTTGAGGCCACCCACCGTGCGCAGGTCGATGCGGTCCTGCGGCAGGCCCAGTCCCTCACCGGCGCGCGCGAGCGGCTGCTGCTGCCGCCCGACACCAGCCAGTGGACCGCGTGGCTGGGGTACCGCAAGGCGCCGCCGGCGGGAACGCTCGACGCCCTGTGCGCGGCGCTGCGTGATTCGGGGCTGCGCGCGGCGGTCGGCAGGCCTCATCAGGGCGTCGCGGGCTTCCGCATGACCCACCGCGAGGCCCTGCGTGCGGCGGGGGTGCGCGGCAAGCTGGCCGCGGCACCGATGTGCATCTCCTTCGGTGATGTCTCGCTTGAGGACCTGCTCCTGCACGACCCGTCCCTGGTCGCCGCGTTCGTCAACGACGAGCTGGGGCCCCTCGCGGACGGTACGGACAGGGCGGCACGCATGCGCGAGACCCTCTCCGTCTGGCTGTCCTGCGGAACGCACACGGCCACCGCGACCAGGCTCGGAATCCACGAGAACACGGTGCGGCTGCGGCTGAACTCCGTGGCCGAGGCGCTGGGTCCCCGCTACCTCGAACGGAAGACGGAACTCCTCGTGGCCCTCCGGCTCTCCGACGCCCTCGCCATCTCCGGGTCGTGA
- a CDS encoding class I SAM-dependent methyltransferase, translating to MGRTSGETGRLRRQAAFYAEPTDWLLGLAGIRPGMHVLDVGCGTGAMTLQAARRVGSAGSVTGVDIDGGLLEVARHRAADAGLGNVRFRLGTVPELTVERPVDAVVGRLILIHLDDAVTAVRRLSRLVRPGGIVSFQEINSSSGRTVPPVPLTSRTSDWIVRALRTAGRAPDTGDRLPGVFRDAGLSVTGMAVAAPASADPDDGFPEHAADTFLSMLPLVRRAGATEDEISDAGTLAARIRREVAEAQAVMFLPELVGVWAELPR from the coding sequence ATGGGGCGTACATCCGGCGAGACGGGAAGGCTGCGGCGCCAGGCCGCGTTCTACGCGGAGCCCACGGACTGGCTGCTCGGGCTGGCCGGTATCCGGCCGGGGATGCACGTCCTCGACGTCGGCTGCGGAACCGGCGCGATGACCCTCCAGGCGGCCCGCCGCGTGGGCTCCGCGGGCTCGGTGACCGGTGTCGACATCGACGGCGGGCTACTGGAGGTGGCACGGCACCGCGCAGCCGACGCCGGTCTGGGCAACGTGCGCTTCCGCCTGGGAACCGTTCCCGAACTCACGGTGGAACGGCCCGTGGACGCCGTTGTCGGACGGCTCATCCTGATCCACCTGGACGACGCCGTCACGGCGGTGCGGCGGTTGAGCCGGCTGGTGCGCCCCGGCGGGATCGTCTCGTTCCAGGAGATCAACTCCAGCAGCGGCCGCACCGTGCCGCCCGTTCCCCTGACCAGCAGGACCAGCGACTGGATCGTCAGAGCGCTCCGTACGGCCGGGCGCGCCCCGGACACCGGGGACCGGCTGCCCGGGGTCTTCCGGGACGCGGGGCTCAGCGTCACCGGCATGGCCGTGGCCGCTCCCGCGTCCGCGGATCCCGACGACGGGTTTCCCGAACACGCCGCCGACACCTTCCTGTCCATGCTGCCGCTGGTGAGGAGGGCGGGGGCGACCGAGGACGAGATCTCCGACGCCGGGACGCTCGCCGCCCGGATCCGGCGTGAGGTCGCCGAGGCGCAGGCGGTCATGTTCCTGCCCGAACTCGTCGGGGTGTGGGCCGAACTGCCCCGGTGA